A single genomic interval of Methylocystis sp. IM3 harbors:
- the cobD gene encoding threonine-phosphate decarboxylase CobD, translating into MTAHPCASPALAHGGRLDAARRLYPHAPQPWIDLSTGINPRPYPPPPLALEVFTRLPDEDALAALLAAARAAYGAPDGAAIVAGAGAQAFIQLMPRVFPARRVGVLGFTYAEHAACWSAAGAQVTPVARLEDLSDFDAAVIVNPNNPDGRLLSPQAIAPLAEEMTRKGGLLVLDESFMDFLPEKSSVALAALEGVVLLRSFGKAYGLAGVRLGFAICAPIRAGALGAVIGPWAVSGPALAIGARALSDLGWRQAAAETCAAEAARLDAALAQAGFEPLGGVSLFRLVRHARAGERFAALCERGVLVRAFPERPSWLRFGLPADEGAWRRLAAALEAL; encoded by the coding sequence ATGACGGCGCATCCTTGCGCTTCGCCGGCCCTCGCACATGGCGGCCGCCTCGACGCCGCGCGCCGCCTGTATCCCCATGCGCCGCAGCCCTGGATCGATCTGTCGACGGGCATCAATCCGCGCCCCTATCCGCCGCCGCCGCTCGCCCTCGAGGTCTTTACGCGCCTGCCGGACGAGGACGCTCTCGCCGCGCTGCTCGCCGCCGCGCGCGCCGCCTATGGCGCGCCCGACGGGGCGGCGATCGTCGCCGGGGCCGGGGCGCAGGCCTTCATCCAGCTCATGCCGCGCGTCTTTCCGGCGCGTCGCGTCGGCGTGCTGGGCTTCACCTATGCCGAGCACGCCGCCTGCTGGTCCGCCGCCGGGGCGCAAGTGACGCCGGTCGCACGCCTCGAAGACCTTTCGGATTTCGACGCGGCGGTCATCGTCAATCCCAACAATCCCGACGGGCGCCTGCTCTCGCCGCAAGCGATCGCGCCGCTCGCGGAAGAGATGACGCGCAAGGGCGGCCTTCTCGTGCTGGACGAATCCTTCATGGATTTTCTCCCCGAAAAAAGCAGCGTCGCGCTCGCCGCGCTCGAGGGCGTCGTGCTGCTGCGCTCCTTCGGCAAGGCCTATGGACTCGCGGGCGTCAGGCTTGGCTTTGCGATCTGCGCGCCGATCCGCGCCGGCGCGCTGGGCGCCGTTATCGGGCCATGGGCCGTCTCCGGGCCGGCGCTCGCGATCGGCGCCCGGGCGCTCTCCGATCTTGGCTGGCGGCAGGCGGCGGCCGAGACCTGCGCCGCCGAGGCCGCGCGTCTCGACGCGGCGCTGGCGCAGGCCGGTTTCGAGCCTCTCGGCGGCGTCTCGCTCTTTCGCCTCGTTCGCCACGCGCGGGCGGGCGAGCGGTTCGCCGCCTTATGCGAAAGGGGCGTTCTCGTCCGGGCCTTTCCCGAGCGCCCGAGCTGGCTGCGATTCGGCCTTCCCGCCGATGAGGGCGCCTGGCGCCGGCTCGCGGCCGCCC
- a CDS encoding cobyric acid synthase, protein MSRKLMIQGTGSDVGKSLVVAGLARAFVNRGLRVAPFKPQNMSNNAAVTEDGGEIGRAQALQARAARLAASVDMNPVLLKPQGANGSQVVVRGRIAGQATARDYQSWKPKLMPAVMESFARLCATADLVIVEGAGSAAEVNLRANDIANMGFARAADAPVVLVGDIDRGGVIAQLVGCKAVLDANDAAMIEGFIVNKFRGDASLFDEGMRFVAERTGWRALGLLPYFERAARLPAEDAFGLKSARAREKEGVVVAVPLLPHIANFDDLDPLKAEPGVDLRFIAPGDPVPAAARLVVLPGSKATIADLAALRAHGWDTDILAHVRRGGRVFGICGGYQMLGRAIRDPLGMEGAVREAQGLGLLDMETVLTDTKTLVAVGGRGLAFDAPFHGYEMHVGETSGAACARPLLRFDDGRLDGAVSTDGLVMGAYVHGLFADDALRSAFLAAIGAEASPLRFEASIEETLDALAAHCESFIDLDALLEIAR, encoded by the coding sequence ATGAGCCGCAAGCTGATGATTCAGGGCACGGGGTCGGACGTGGGCAAGTCGCTCGTCGTCGCGGGCCTCGCGCGCGCCTTCGTCAATCGCGGCCTGCGGGTCGCGCCCTTCAAGCCGCAGAATATGTCGAACAACGCCGCCGTGACGGAAGACGGCGGCGAGATCGGCCGCGCCCAGGCCTTGCAGGCGCGCGCCGCGCGGCTTGCCGCAAGCGTCGACATGAACCCGGTCCTTCTCAAGCCGCAGGGCGCCAATGGGTCGCAGGTGGTGGTGCGCGGCCGGATCGCCGGACAGGCGACGGCGCGCGACTATCAGAGCTGGAAGCCCAAACTCATGCCCGCCGTGATGGAAAGCTTCGCGCGCCTCTGCGCGACGGCCGATCTCGTCATCGTCGAAGGCGCGGGGAGCGCGGCGGAAGTCAATCTGCGCGCCAATGACATTGCCAACATGGGCTTCGCCCGCGCGGCGGACGCGCCGGTCGTGCTCGTCGGCGACATCGACCGCGGCGGCGTCATCGCCCAGCTCGTCGGCTGCAAGGCGGTGCTCGACGCGAACGACGCGGCGATGATCGAAGGCTTCATCGTCAACAAATTTCGCGGCGACGCCTCCCTTTTCGACGAAGGGATGCGCTTCGTGGCCGAGCGCACCGGCTGGCGCGCGCTGGGGCTTCTGCCCTATTTCGAGCGCGCCGCGCGTCTGCCGGCCGAGGACGCCTTCGGCCTGAAAAGCGCACGCGCCAGGGAAAAGGAGGGCGTCGTCGTCGCCGTTCCGCTGCTGCCCCATATCGCCAATTTCGACGATCTCGATCCGCTGAAGGCGGAGCCGGGCGTCGATCTGCGCTTCATCGCGCCGGGCGATCCCGTTCCGGCGGCGGCGCGGCTCGTGGTTCTGCCGGGCTCCAAGGCGACGATCGCCGATCTCGCCGCGCTGCGCGCCCATGGCTGGGACACCGACATTCTCGCACATGTCCGGCGCGGCGGGCGGGTCTTCGGCATTTGCGGCGGCTATCAGATGCTTGGGCGCGCCATTCGTGATCCGTTGGGCATGGAAGGCGCCGTGCGCGAGGCGCAGGGTCTCGGCCTTCTCGACATGGAAACGGTTTTGACCGACACGAAGACGCTCGTCGCCGTCGGCGGACGCGGGCTCGCCTTCGACGCGCCGTTTCACGGCTATGAGATGCATGTCGGCGAAACCTCGGGCGCGGCCTGCGCGCGGCCCCTGCTGCGGTTCGACGACGGGCGCCTCGACGGCGCCGTCTCCACGGATGGCCTCGTCATGGGCGCCTATGTGCACGGGCTCTTCGCCGACGACGCCCTGCGCTCCGCCTTTCTGGCGGCGATCGGCGCCGAGGCGTCGCCGCTGCGCTTCGAGGCGTCGATCGAGGAGACGCTCGACGCCCTCGCGGCCCATTGCGAAAGCTTCATCGACCTCGACGCGCTGCTGGAGATCGCCCGATGA
- a CDS encoding cobalt-precorrin-6A reductase — translation MIRHPGGGATRRGDAVAPTLSPAETGPAQGKGVRVLLLGGASEGRALAARLAELGVEGVVSLAGRTSAPLAQALPTRVGGFGGAEGLARYLAEGRFTHVVDATHPFAAQISANARAACAALDLPLIAHARAPWAPEPGDRWIEVKDNAAAAAALGETPRRVFLTIGRQGVADFRAAPQHDYVLRVIERPDPKDLPPSCELVAARGPFAREDEIALMRARRIEIVVSKNSGGALTYAKIEAARALGLPVVMIAPPPREGVAVAQDIDAVLAFLAS, via the coding sequence ATGATCCGGCATCCAGGCGGCGGGGCGACGCGCCGGGGCGATGCAGTCGCTCCGACCCTCTCCCCAGCGGAGACAGGACCTGCGCAAGGCAAGGGCGTGCGCGTGCTGCTGCTCGGCGGCGCGAGCGAAGGCCGCGCGCTCGCCGCGCGTCTGGCCGAGCTCGGCGTCGAGGGCGTCGTTTCGCTCGCCGGCCGCACCAGCGCGCCGCTGGCGCAGGCGCTGCCGACGCGCGTCGGCGGCTTCGGCGGCGCCGAGGGGCTCGCGCGCTATCTCGCCGAGGGGCGCTTCACCCATGTCGTCGACGCCACCCATCCCTTCGCGGCGCAGATCTCTGCAAACGCCCGCGCGGCCTGCGCGGCGCTCGACTTGCCGCTCATCGCCCATGCGCGCGCACCCTGGGCGCCCGAGCCCGGCGACCGGTGGATCGAGGTCAAGGACAACGCCGCCGCGGCCGCCGCATTGGGCGAAACGCCGCGCCGGGTCTTTCTCACGATCGGCCGTCAGGGCGTTGCAGACTTTCGCGCCGCGCCGCAGCATGATTATGTGCTGCGCGTGATCGAGCGACCCGACCCGAAGGACCTGCCGCCAAGCTGTGAACTCGTCGCCGCGCGCGGCCCTTTCGCGCGCGAGGATGAAATCGCCCTCATGCGCGCGCGGCGGATCGAGATTGTCGTGAGCAAGAACAGCGGCGGCGCCCTCACCTACGCCAAGATCGAGGCGGCGCGGGCGCTCGGGCTTCCCGTCGTCATGATCGCGCCGCCCCCGCGCGAAGGCGTCGCGGTCGCGCAGGACATCGACGCCGTTCTGGCCTTTCTGGCGTCATGA
- a CDS encoding indolepyruvate ferredoxin oxidoreductase family protein has product MADIVAGDVTPGSAFGEARLSDRFDLSRDRVLITGTQAIVRLLLMQKERDRRAGLNTAGFITGYRGSPLGGVDAQMHKAKPLFDQNDILFLPGLNEDLAATAIWGAQQAEMRGEGRYDGVFSIWYGKGPGVDRSGDALRHVNLAGTSPHGGALALMGDDHTAESSTTAHQSDFHFVDVMMPILSPAGVQEILDYGLYGFALSRFAGVWVGLKLLKDTVESTASIDGSLERVRPVIPHDFVMPPGGLNIRPSDPVLAQEERLQESKRDAMLAFIRANRLNRIITSGGANPKIGVITVGKSYLDVRQALDDLGVDETRANDLGLRLYKIGAPWPLEPKGVLDFARGLDLIMVVEEKRSLIESQLRETLYGAPHQPVCIGKTDERGDWLFPAKGALDANDIAIAIGRRLLKYHGSEELEARVRRLERLQDRRKTMTDVTVRVPHFCAGCPHSTSTHVPEGARAYTGIGCHYMAQWMGRSTEGYTHMGGEGANWIGEAPFSTRRHMFQNLGDGTYNHSGSLAIRFAVAAGTNITFKILYNGVVAMTGGQKHEGGLSVEAIVRQVAAEGVQKIALVSDEPGKYPPTIAWPPGLTIHHRNVINEVQRELSETEGVTVLIYDQTCATEKRRLRKRGLMPDPDARIIINELVCEGCGDCGTASNCVAVQPVETEFGRKRRIDQSACNKDFSCLEGFCPSFVTVHGARMKKAPLPTKEDANGQPALPEPKIAEIGATPYGVLIAGLGGTGVVTVSAILGMAAHLEGKGVGVIDMAGLAQKGGAVYCHVKIGRAPADVHAIRIAAGEANLLLGCDLVVAGARQVLAAVEQGKTAVLVNSAEVFPGDIERNPDFVLPSEEIKQAIRRAAGPESIFIDTTALAQALLGDSIAANIFILGYAWQKGYLPLSEAAILRAIELNGESVPMNHSAFLWGRRAAHDMKSVEAVVQSLRRPTEAKQRSKTLEDVIERRAAFLVDYQNEAYSAHYRARVEAIARVETARAPGSTELTEAAARYLFKLMAFKDEFEVSRLYTSEAFQRQLAETFEGDLRLELHLAPPIPFLQRKTDFGGSRKITFGPWMFSVMKVLARLKWIRGRWFDVTRFNNDRIVERKLLADYEALLDDILVSLTPDNHAAAVALARLPEKIRGFGHIKGRHIAAAEIERARLMAEFRSPAAVKLAAE; this is encoded by the coding sequence ATGGCGGATATCGTCGCCGGCGACGTAACCCCCGGCTCCGCCTTCGGCGAGGCAAGGCTTTCCGATCGCTTCGACCTGTCCCGCGATCGCGTGCTGATCACGGGCACGCAGGCGATCGTGCGCCTGCTGCTGATGCAGAAGGAGCGGGACCGCCGCGCGGGGCTCAATACGGCGGGCTTCATCACCGGCTATCGCGGCTCGCCGCTGGGCGGCGTCGACGCCCAGATGCACAAGGCGAAGCCGCTCTTCGACCAAAACGACATTCTCTTCCTGCCGGGCCTGAACGAGGATCTCGCCGCCACCGCCATCTGGGGCGCCCAGCAGGCGGAGATGCGCGGCGAAGGCAGATATGACGGCGTCTTCTCCATCTGGTACGGCAAGGGGCCGGGCGTCGACCGCAGCGGCGACGCCCTGCGCCATGTGAACCTCGCCGGCACGTCGCCCCATGGCGGCGCGCTCGCGCTGATGGGCGACGACCATACGGCGGAATCCTCGACGACCGCGCATCAGTCCGACTTCCATTTCGTCGATGTGATGATGCCGATCCTGTCTCCCGCGGGCGTGCAGGAAATTCTCGACTACGGCCTCTACGGCTTCGCCTTGTCGCGCTTCGCCGGGGTCTGGGTCGGGCTGAAGCTTCTGAAGGACACGGTCGAGTCGACCGCCTCGATCGACGGTTCGCTCGAGCGCGTGCGCCCCGTCATCCCTCATGATTTCGTCATGCCGCCGGGCGGGCTCAACATTCGCCCGAGCGATCCGGTGCTCGCGCAGGAGGAGCGGCTGCAGGAGAGCAAGCGCGACGCCATGCTCGCCTTCATCCGCGCCAATCGCCTCAACCGGATCATCACCTCGGGCGGCGCCAACCCGAAGATCGGCGTCATCACCGTCGGCAAGTCCTATCTCGACGTGCGTCAGGCGCTCGACGATCTCGGCGTAGACGAGACGCGCGCCAATGATCTCGGCCTGCGCCTCTACAAGATCGGCGCGCCCTGGCCGCTGGAGCCGAAGGGCGTTCTCGACTTCGCGCGCGGCCTCGATCTCATCATGGTGGTCGAGGAGAAGCGTTCGCTGATCGAATCCCAGCTGCGCGAGACGCTCTATGGCGCGCCGCATCAGCCGGTCTGCATCGGCAAGACGGACGAGCGCGGCGACTGGCTCTTCCCCGCGAAGGGCGCGCTCGACGCCAATGACATCGCCATCGCCATCGGCCGGCGCCTGCTGAAATACCACGGCTCGGAGGAGCTCGAAGCGCGCGTGCGCCGGCTGGAGCGTCTGCAGGACCGGCGCAAGACGATGACCGACGTCACCGTCCGCGTGCCGCATTTCTGCGCCGGCTGCCCGCACTCGACCTCGACCCATGTGCCGGAGGGCGCGCGCGCCTATACGGGCATCGGCTGTCATTACATGGCGCAATGGATGGGCCGCTCGACGGAGGGCTACACCCATATGGGCGGCGAGGGCGCCAACTGGATCGGCGAGGCGCCCTTCTCCACGCGCCGGCACATGTTCCAGAACCTCGGCGACGGCACCTATAATCATTCCGGCTCGCTCGCCATCCGCTTCGCCGTCGCGGCCGGGACCAACATCACCTTCAAGATTCTCTACAATGGCGTCGTCGCCATGACGGGCGGCCAGAAGCACGAGGGCGGCCTCAGCGTCGAAGCCATCGTGCGGCAGGTCGCGGCCGAGGGCGTGCAGAAGATCGCGCTCGTCTCGGACGAGCCCGGCAAATATCCGCCGACCATCGCCTGGCCGCCGGGCCTCACCATTCACCACCGCAACGTCATCAACGAGGTGCAGCGCGAGCTGTCGGAGACGGAAGGCGTCACCGTCCTCATCTACGACCAGACCTGCGCGACCGAAAAGCGCCGCCTGCGCAAGCGCGGCCTGATGCCTGATCCGGACGCGCGCATCATCATCAACGAGCTCGTGTGCGAAGGCTGCGGCGACTGCGGCACGGCGTCGAACTGCGTCGCGGTGCAGCCGGTCGAGACCGAATTCGGCCGCAAGCGCCGCATCGACCAGTCGGCCTGCAACAAGGATTTCTCCTGCCTCGAGGGCTTCTGCCCGAGCTTCGTGACCGTGCACGGCGCCCGCATGAAAAAGGCGCCGCTGCCCACGAAGGAGGACGCCAACGGCCAGCCCGCGCTGCCCGAGCCCAAGATCGCTGAGATCGGCGCGACGCCCTATGGGGTTCTGATCGCGGGCCTCGGCGGCACGGGCGTCGTGACGGTTTCCGCCATTCTCGGCATGGCCGCGCATCTCGAGGGCAAGGGCGTCGGCGTCATCGACATGGCCGGCCTCGCGCAGAAGGGCGGCGCCGTCTATTGCCATGTGAAGATCGGCCGCGCGCCGGCCGACGTTCACGCGATCCGCATCGCCGCAGGCGAAGCGAATCTGCTGCTCGGCTGCGATCTCGTCGTGGCCGGCGCGCGGCAGGTGCTCGCCGCGGTGGAGCAGGGCAAGACGGCCGTGCTCGTCAACAGCGCCGAAGTCTTTCCCGGCGACATCGAGCGCAATCCGGATTTCGTCCTGCCGTCGGAAGAGATCAAGCAGGCGATCCGCCGCGCCGCCGGGCCGGAGTCGATCTTCATCGACACGACCGCGCTCGCCCAGGCGCTGCTCGGCGACTCCATCGCCGCCAATATCTTCATCCTCGGCTACGCCTGGCAGAAGGGTTATCTGCCGCTCTCCGAGGCGGCGATCCTGCGCGCCATCGAGCTCAACGGCGAATCCGTGCCGATGAATCATTCGGCCTTTCTTTGGGGCCGCCGCGCCGCGCATGACATGAAGAGCGTCGAGGCGGTCGTGCAATCGCTGCGCCGTCCGACGGAGGCGAAGCAGCGCTCGAAGACGCTCGAGGACGTCATCGAGCGGCGCGCCGCTTTCCTCGTCGACTATCAGAACGAAGCCTATAGCGCGCATTATCGCGCCCGCGTCGAGGCCATCGCGCGGGTCGAGACGGCGCGCGCTCCCGGCTCGACCGAACTGACCGAGGCGGCCGCCCGCTATCTCTTCAAGCTGATGGCTTTCAAGGACGAGTTCGAAGTCTCGCGGCTCTATACGAGCGAAGCGTTCCAGCGCCAGCTCGCCGAGACGTTCGAAGGCGATCTTCGCCTCGAACTGCATCTCGCGCCGCCCATTCCCTTCCTTCAGCGCAAGACCGACTTCGGCGGCTCGCGCAAGATCACCTTCGGGCCGTGGATGTTTTCGGTCATGAAGGTTCTGGCCCGGCTCAAATGGATTCGCGGTCGCTGGTTCGACGTGACGCGCTTCAACAACGACCGGATCGTCGAGCGCAAGCTTCTGGCGGATTACGAGGCGCTGCTCGACGACATCCTCGTCTCGCTCACGCCCGACAATCACGCCGCCGCCGTGGCGCTGGCGCGGCTTCCCGAAAAGATTCGCGGCTTCGGCCATATCAAGGGCCGCCACATCGCGGCGGCCGAGATCGAGCGGGCGCGTCTCATGGCCGAGTTCCGCAGCCCGGCGGCCGTGAAGCTCGCGGCGGAGTGA
- a CDS encoding DUF1007 family protein, translating into MSFWSLLIGLLLTLAGLAGAQAHPHVWVAVRSEVVFGPEGRILGVRHAWEFDEMYSAFAVQGLGKNGKPPTRDELAPLAKTNVESLAEFDYFTYAKQNNAKAAFKAPEDVYLEANDKKIVTLHFFLPLETPAPARKPFSFQVYDPTYFVSFGLEKKDPVKLAGAPAGCSVSLVEPAPLVATDNQKLSEAFFQNMSPGADFGVKLATRAVVACP; encoded by the coding sequence ATGAGCTTCTGGAGCCTTTTGATCGGCCTGCTCCTGACCCTCGCCGGCCTGGCCGGGGCGCAGGCCCATCCCCATGTCTGGGTCGCCGTGCGCAGCGAGGTCGTCTTCGGCCCCGAGGGGCGGATTCTCGGGGTGCGCCACGCCTGGGAGTTCGACGAGATGTACTCCGCCTTCGCCGTTCAGGGCCTCGGCAAGAATGGCAAGCCGCCGACGCGCGACGAGCTCGCGCCGCTCGCAAAGACCAACGTCGAGTCCCTCGCCGAATTCGACTATTTCACTTATGCCAAGCAAAACAACGCCAAGGCGGCCTTCAAGGCCCCGGAGGACGTCTATCTCGAAGCAAACGACAAGAAGATCGTGACGCTGCACTTCTTCCTGCCGCTCGAGACCCCGGCGCCGGCGCGAAAGCCGTTCTCCTTCCAGGTCTATGACCCGACCTATTTCGTCTCCTTCGGCCTCGAGAAGAAGGACCCCGTCAAGCTCGCCGGGGCGCCGGCCGGCTGCTCGGTCAGCCTCGTCGAGCCCGCGCCGCTCGTCGCCACCGACAATCAGAAGCTGAGCGAAGCCTTCTTCCAGAACATGTCGCCGGGGGCCGATTTCGGCGTGAAGCTCGCAACCCGCGCCGTCGTGGCCTGTCCGTGA
- a CDS encoding nickel/cobalt transporter, whose translation MTRRRLGALAAAAAGLLLLLHDPALAQRHPFAVGGQEAMGAAGGLAGLILAWQNKFHAELQAAARALGSGPRAVFTLAAASFAYGIFHAAGPGHGKAVLASYMVANEIQLRRGLLLAALAALLQGLVAIALVAVAALVFDATAGQMTGAAQIVEIASYVAIAALGARLVWIKGRGLLALLRAPARAGSGRFICEAIDDPAHIHGPGCGHAHAPDPAQLSGARFRWSDAFATVVAAGLRPCSGAILVLVFTLSQGMFAAGAGAVMAMSAGTALTTGALAALAVHAKSLALRLTGDGARRTALFARMAEFGAALLVLGLGIALLLGLGLSRGGAA comes from the coding sequence GTGACGCGCAGGCGGCTCGGGGCGCTCGCGGCCGCCGCCGCGGGCCTCCTTCTTCTCCTTCACGATCCCGCGCTGGCCCAGCGCCATCCCTTCGCCGTCGGTGGGCAGGAAGCCATGGGCGCGGCGGGCGGGCTCGCCGGCCTCATTCTGGCCTGGCAGAACAAGTTTCACGCCGAGCTTCAGGCGGCGGCGCGCGCGCTCGGCAGCGGCCCGCGCGCCGTCTTCACGCTGGCGGCGGCGAGCTTCGCCTATGGGATCTTTCACGCCGCCGGGCCGGGCCATGGCAAGGCGGTGCTCGCCTCCTACATGGTGGCGAACGAAATCCAGCTCAGGCGCGGCCTTCTGCTCGCGGCGCTCGCCGCCCTGCTGCAGGGGCTCGTCGCCATCGCCCTCGTGGCCGTCGCGGCGCTCGTCTTTGACGCCACCGCCGGGCAGATGACCGGCGCGGCGCAAATCGTCGAGATCGCGAGCTATGTCGCCATCGCCGCGCTCGGCGCGCGGCTGGTCTGGATCAAGGGCCGGGGCCTCCTCGCCCTTCTGCGCGCCCCCGCGCGGGCCGGCTCCGGGCGCTTCATCTGCGAGGCGATCGACGATCCGGCTCATATCCATGGCCCCGGCTGCGGCCATGCCCACGCCCCCGACCCCGCGCAGCTCTCCGGCGCGCGTTTCCGCTGGAGCGACGCTTTCGCCACGGTCGTCGCCGCGGGGCTCAGGCCCTGTTCTGGGGCCATTCTGGTTCTGGTCTTCACCCTGTCGCAGGGCATGTTCGCCGCCGGCGCCGGCGCCGTCATGGCCATGTCGGCCGGCACGGCGCTGACCACGGGCGCCCTCGCCGCCCTCGCCGTCCACGCCAAAAGCCTGGCGCTGCGCCTGACGGGCGACGGCGCGCGCCGAACCGCGCTTTTCGCCCGCATGGCCGAGTTTGGCGCGGCGCTTCTGGTGCTGGGCCTCGGCATCGCTTTGCTTCTCGGCCTCGGCCTGTCGCGCGGCGGCGCGGCCTAG
- a CDS encoding AMP-binding protein: MTSPERQQDPYAARPWLASYPPGVPADIDPDACSTAVGVFRRSAAEYAERPAMESFGARLSYREFEQAADRVAAWLQTQGLQKGDRVAIMSPNVLAYPVILFGVLIAGGVVVNVNPLYTPGELEHQLNDAGARFLFVFENFAHTAERAWPRMKIERAIIVTAGDLMGLKGLVVNFVARHVKKMVPAYSLPGALPFAQVLKTPAEKRSPVEVAPDDLAFLQYTGGTTGVAKGAVLLHRNIAANVAQSWAWLEWYLEPRGPHVMVTALPLYHIFALTACCILLIRTGGCCLLIANPRDLDGLVATMRKSRFTLFSGVNTLYSALADHRDIGKVDFSPLVMNISGGMATQEVVAQKWKALTGKPIIEGYGLSETSPIVTVNRPDITEFTGGIGYPQPSTEISIRSTDDAIAPLGERGELWVRGPQVMPGYWRRPDETAKAMTPDGYFKTGDIAIMEPDGMLKIVDRLKDMILVSGFNVYPNEVEAALIEHPKVKEVAVIGVPFAHSGEAPMAFVVPRDKSLTTEELRRFAHERLTGYKAPRFYEFRDSLPKTNVGKILRRALKEEFDARNDPHNDEGRGRSVKTEIQRAREAN, translated from the coding sequence ATGACGAGCCCGGAGCGACAGCAGGACCCTTATGCGGCGCGGCCCTGGCTCGCCTCCTATCCGCCGGGCGTGCCTGCGGATATCGACCCCGACGCCTGCTCGACGGCGGTCGGCGTCTTCCGCAGGAGCGCGGCGGAATATGCCGAGCGGCCGGCGATGGAGAGCTTTGGCGCGCGGCTGAGCTATCGGGAGTTCGAACAGGCCGCCGACCGCGTCGCCGCCTGGCTCCAGACGCAGGGGCTCCAAAAGGGCGACCGCGTCGCGATCATGTCGCCCAATGTGCTCGCCTATCCGGTCATTCTGTTTGGCGTGCTGATCGCCGGCGGCGTCGTGGTGAACGTCAACCCGCTCTATACGCCGGGCGAGCTCGAGCATCAGCTCAACGACGCGGGCGCCCGCTTTCTCTTCGTCTTCGAGAACTTCGCCCATACCGCCGAACGCGCCTGGCCGCGCATGAAGATCGAGCGCGCCATCATCGTCACGGCGGGCGATCTGATGGGCCTGAAGGGCCTCGTCGTGAATTTCGTGGCCCGCCACGTGAAAAAGATGGTCCCGGCCTACAGCCTGCCGGGCGCCCTGCCCTTTGCGCAGGTGCTGAAGACGCCGGCGGAAAAGCGCAGCCCCGTCGAGGTCGCGCCGGACGACCTCGCCTTTCTGCAATATACGGGCGGCACGACGGGCGTCGCCAAGGGCGCGGTTCTGCTCCATCGCAACATCGCGGCGAATGTGGCGCAGTCCTGGGCCTGGCTCGAATGGTATCTCGAGCCGCGCGGGCCGCATGTGATGGTGACGGCGCTGCCGCTCTATCACATCTTCGCGCTCACGGCCTGCTGCATCCTTCTGATCCGTACGGGCGGCTGCTGCCTGCTGATCGCCAATCCGCGCGATCTCGACGGCCTTGTCGCGACGATGCGGAAGTCGCGCTTCACGCTGTTTTCGGGCGTGAACACGCTCTATTCCGCGCTGGCCGACCATCGCGACATCGGCAAGGTGGATTTCTCCCCTCTCGTCATGAACATCTCCGGCGGCATGGCCACGCAGGAGGTCGTCGCGCAGAAATGGAAGGCTCTGACCGGCAAGCCGATCATCGAGGGCTACGGCCTCTCCGAAACCTCGCCCATCGTCACCGTCAACCGTCCGGACATTACGGAATTCACGGGCGGCATCGGCTATCCGCAGCCCTCGACCGAAATCTCGATCCGCAGCACGGACGACGCCATCGCGCCGCTGGGCGAGCGCGGCGAGCTCTGGGTGCGCGGGCCGCAGGTGATGCCGGGCTATTGGCGCCGCCCCGACGAGACCGCCAAGGCCATGACTCCCGACGGCTATTTCAAGACCGGCGACATCGCCATCATGGAGCCGGACGGCATGCTGAAAATCGTCGACCGGCTGAAGGACATGATCCTCGTTTCCGGATTCAACGTCTATCCCAATGAAGTCGAGGCCGCGCTCATCGAACATCCGAAGGTGAAGGAGGTCGCGGTCATTGGCGTTCCCTTCGCCCATTCGGGCGAGGCGCCGATGGCCTTTGTCGTGCCGCGCGACAAGAGCCTCACGACCGAAGAACTGCGCCGCTTCGCACATGAGCGCCTCACGGGCTACAAGGCGCCGCGCTTCTACGAATTCCGCGACAGCCTGCCGAAAACCAACGTCGGCAAGATCCTGCGCCGCGCCCTCAAGGAGGAGTTCGACGCGCGCAACGACCCGCACAATGACGAGGGCCGCGGGCGCTCGGTGAAGACGGAAATTCAACGCGCGCGCGAAGCGAACTGA